The following coding sequences are from one Musa acuminata AAA Group cultivar baxijiao chromosome BXJ2-4, Cavendish_Baxijiao_AAA, whole genome shotgun sequence window:
- the LOC103982128 gene encoding uncharacterized protein LOC103982128, with translation MAEEPQTDPTPPTTDGGLTPQVPDVCGFQMSPLIFPGMVPFQSSDSDEHGSGIYAIPYLPYMGPMAGISPTMLIPLKYNIPTRQVSGGATDEHGQEVRQQHGPQRQVVVRRFHFAFQLDLGLIIKLAAMVFLLSQDGSPQKLVLLVLFALLVYLYQTGVFAPFIRWLQQAGAPPRQQAPMQPQNGPPVGHDGQNNPQRGEIYGVNNQNQNQPAENQGPPDANENHPEPEGHGNNFWRVVKEIQMFVVGFLTSLLPGFHNND, from the exons ATGGCGGAAGAACCCCAAACCGATCCGACACCGCCAACCACGGATGGCGGTCTTACGCCTCAG GTACCAGATGTTTGTGGCTTCCAGATGTCCCCACTCATCTTTCCTGGAATGGTTCCTTTCCAAAGTTCAGATTCCGATGAACATGGTTCAGGAATTTATGCTATTCCGTATCTTCCATACATGGGGCCGATGGCTGGGATTTCTCCTACTATGCTTATTCCGTTGAAGTATAATATACCAAC GAGGCAAGTATCTGGAGGAGCTACTGATGAGCATGGGCAGGAAGTGAGGCAGCAACATGGCCCTCAGAGACAAGTAGTAGTAAGGAGATTCCACTTTGCGTTTCAGCTTGACTTGGGTCTGATCATCAAATTGGCGGCTATGGTCTTTCTTCTAAGTCAGGATGGATCACCACAAAAGCTTGTTCTCCTTGTTTTGTTTGCATTATTGGTGTACCT ATATCAAACTGGAGTCTTTGCTCCTTTTATACGTTGGCTTCAGCAAGCAGGAGCCCCTCCACGACAGCAAGCTCCTATGCAACCACAGAATGGCCCTCCTGTTGGCCATGATGGTCAGAATAATCCTCAACGTG GTGAAATTTATGGTGTCAACAATCAGAATCAGAACCAACCAGCTGAAAACCAGGGACCACCAGATGCCAATGAGAATCACCCTGAACCCGAAGGACATGGAAACAACTTTTGGCGAGTGGTGAAAGAGATTCAGATGTTCGTCGTCGGGTTCTTGACCTCTCTTCTTCCAGGTTTCCATAACAATGATTAA